CAACGAAGACCAACGCCACCAGTATGGCCGTGAAGCTGTGCAGTGCGCGGCGCCCCCGGGGAGACGCATCTCGCCCCAGCCAATCGGCCACAAGCAACACACACAGTGCCAGCGCGGCCACGGCCACCAATTGAAAGAACCCTTCCCTTGCATACGTTGCATAACTCGGCCCGGATTCCGTCTGCACAACCGCATTTCCGCCAAAGAAATAAGGGATTTGCATCGCGATGAACGCGCCAAAGAGGGCGATGAGCGACCCCAATGGAATGAGAATGGCCAGGGCGTCAAGACGCACGCCCTGTAATGCCGATTCGGGCGACGACGCCATTTGCCGTTTCAGGAATGCGGCATACAAGTAACCCGCAGTCACCCATGAGGTAATTCCAATGGTAAACGCATGCTCGATGAGCACCTCCCAATTGAGGTGGAAGATCTCGCTGACCCACGCACGAAAGGCAGTGTCTGCAGAGGTGAATAACGCTCCGAATATCAAAAGCAGCGGGAACGAGATCAGCATCCCAATTGAGACACTCCATGCGTGTCGCCTCAGGAGCACTGATTGTGAGTCATCCATATCATTCCGAATGCCTCGGACTTGTCGCGGAACATCAGTGGTAACCATAGACGGCAGCCCGGCAACGACCCCCAGAGCGCCGTCTATGAGAGCCACCGCGTAGTTCAGGAATCCGGTGCGCAGCAGTGACTTCACGTCAGGCCGCAGAACAAGCGTCGCGCATAAAAGGAATATAACGGCAATATTCAGAAGCTTGAGCATGGGCGCGTCCCACCATGAAAGCATCACTCCAAACAAGGCGATGAGTGGAACACACCAGCGCCGGTTCTTGGGCATTATCGTATCCGAATCTCGCGACAGCACCCACACGGCTACGGCAAATGCCGCAGTCCACAAGGCTGCATTAAGCCCCCACGGCCCCACCTTCAACAATAGGTCGGCCAGAACTCCGAGTGCCGCCGCACATGCGAGCACCCGAAACACCCTATTCCAAAGCGGCTGCTTGTCCATGATTCCCCCTGTCTTTAGTGAAGCCAGTGTTCAGTCAACGCGCCCACGGCAATCGGTAACGCCTGCACCGCGCCGAACCGCCGTTGCCGCCGGCGAAACTCCGCCATTGCGGCAGCCAAATCGCCGGGGCCGAAGTCCGGCCACATCGTCGGCGTGAAGAAGAGTTCCGCGTAGGCGCACTCCCAGAGCAGGAAGTCGCTCAGCCGCTGCTCGCCGCCCGTGCGGATGAGAAGGTCCACGTCGCGATGGGCGCATCGCGCCGTTCCTTCACCGTTGAGCCGCTGCGCGAAATCGTCCCGAGTCAAGCCCCGCGTTCGAGCCAACCGTCGTGTCGCCGCAAGAATCGTGTCACGGGATGAGTAATCGAGGGCGATACGAAGCTCGATCGTGCGGCCCGCATGCGTCGCAGTCTCGGCAGCGGCTATGGCGTGGCGCAACGGCTCACCCAGACGCGCACGCGATCCGATTACACGCAATCGAACACCCTGTTCGATGCACGAGGCCCGCTCGGATTCAAGGAATTCCCCGATGAGGCCCAGCAGGTTTGCCACCTCCTCAGGAGGACGGCTCCAATTGTCCGAAGAGAAGGCGTACAGCGTGAGCAAGTCAATGCCGTGGCCGGGCGCAGCCTCCACAATACGGCGCACCGATGTGACGCCTGCGCGGTGCCCCTCCCAACGAGGCAGGCCTCGCGCTTCGGCCCAACGGCCGTTCCCGTCCATGATGATCGCTACGTGAAGGGAACTGCGCCCCGGTTGCGTAGATCGTGGTCCCATATCAGGCATCCTCTCGTTGTGTAAATTACTTTGCAATACAAAGTTTAATCCCAAAAAAAGAGAACGGGTTTCATCCTTCTCGCACGCGACGAATAAGCGCTTCCATATGGCTCAGGTGTTTTTCGAGCGCTTTCCGCCCCAGAGCCGTCAGTTGGAACTCGGTCTTTGGCACCCGCCCCTCAAAATGTTTTTTGCACGAGATATAGCCGGCGTCCTCCAGCTTGCGCGTATGAACGCTCAGATTCCCGTCGGTGGTCTTCAGAATACGCTTGAGGTCCGAAAAGGACATTGACGTATTGACGGCCAGCGCGCTCACGATTGCCAGGCGCAACCGCTCATGAATGATCCGGTCAAATTCCACCGCCTCGACGGGTTCGGTGGGACCGGAAGCCGCGCGCGTTTTCTTTGCCGTATTGTCTCTAGCCGCCATGTTTCCTCGCGATCAGCAGTCCGAAAAGGACATTGAGCCCGCCAAACCCCGCGGCCATCCACGCATCGCCCCAATGCGGAGGCGACACAAACGCCGCAATTCCGAATGCCATGAAGAAAGCACCCATGACCGGAAGTATTCGAACACTGAAGGCCCCGCCCGCCATGACCGCTGCACCGTAGAGAAGCAGCCACATGGGGGGCATCAGGGGATGCAGATTCAGGGGCGCAAACACAACGGTGAGAATCAACCCGCAACTCAAGGTCGGGAGCATCCCCAGCGCAAATCGCCGCGCGGGGCCCGCAAAGATGGACTCATCGATCCGGCGCGCCTTCAGGACCATTGTGACGACGCCAATTGCCATCGCAATAAACGCCGTCGCGAGCCATGCCGCCAGCCACAATTCAGGCGTGGACATCACCAAGGCAACACCCGTGCCTGCAAACGCCACACACCCCATGGCGACCGTACCCCAACCGGGAAACGCGGTAAACGACGTCGATCGCTCCATGGTCTCGCGGATGAAACGCAAATTGTCCATCGCATGCACGTGCAACTGCACAGGCTCGGAAGACGGTTCGTGTCGTGTCGGCTGCGCTGCACTCATACGAGAAGTTTACCGGTATTGCACGTAGATGTCAAGTACTTTGCGCCGCCAAGCATGTTGCGCGTGACCCGCCTGGCAGCACGCGTATCCGTACGCTTACGTCACAAAAATTGCGGGGTGGCAAAGGCTATCGCCTTCCGCCACCCCGCACCCTGTCGCGCTAACCCGCCTCGGCTACGCCTGGAATCCCCTGCGTCTCCGTGCGCGAATGAATACTCCAGTCCCTACGCACAACAGCACTACCAGAGTTGACGCGTAGCCCACGGGAACCGAATCCATCGGCGTACTTGAGTTCAAATACGGATCGGAGCCAGCCAGATTCTCCTCGGAATCGGAGAATCCATCTGCGTCCGAATCCAGGTCTAGCAGATTCGGGATCAGGTCGCCATCCGGATCGCCCACCCCTTCAACGCTGTCCAGGATTCCGTCGCCGTCGTCATCCGAATCCACGTCATTCCGCTGCCCGTCATTGTCCCTGTCGAACAGGAACGAATCGGACGTGTCCACTATGCTATCCCCATCGTCGTCGGTGTCGGATACATTGGCCGTTCCGTCGTTATCTGTGTCTAGAAGGCTCGGATCGCTATTATCCAGCACACCGTCGGAGTCATCGTCAGGATCGGTGTCGTTGACGATACCGTCATCGTCTGTATCCAGGGGGAACGAGTCGGAGCCATCCA
This portion of the Candidatus Hydrogenedentota bacterium genome encodes:
- a CDS encoding DUF4173 domain-containing protein, whose translation is MDKQPLWNRVFRVLACAAALGVLADLLLKVGPWGLNAALWTAAFAVAVWVLSRDSDTIMPKNRRWCVPLIALFGVMLSWWDAPMLKLLNIAVIFLLCATLVLRPDVKSLLRTGFLNYAVALIDGALGVVAGLPSMVTTDVPRQVRGIRNDMDDSQSVLLRRHAWSVSIGMLISFPLLLIFGALFTSADTAFRAWVSEIFHLNWEVLIEHAFTIGITSWVTAGYLYAAFLKRQMASSPESALQGVRLDALAILIPLGSLIALFGAFIAMQIPYFFGGNAVVQTESGPSYATYAREGFFQLVAVAALALCVLLVADWLGRDASPRGRRALHSFTAILVALVFVVMASALHRMALYTSAYGLTTLRFYTTAFMLWLAGALAWFLLVVIKGRRERFLFPALALACVFVTVFNFINPERIIVEVNASRTDSVEALDIEYLLRLSNDAAPALVALLDRLPEREREHLRSALVQRIDFDPEDARVQYSQRLDIGGWRAWSWSRQRAYEAISRIR
- a CDS encoding di-trans,poly-cis-decaprenylcistransferase, giving the protein MPDMGPRSTQPGRSSLHVAIIMDGNGRWAEARGLPRWEGHRAGVTSVRRIVEAAPGHGIDLLTLYAFSSDNWSRPPEEVANLLGLIGEFLESERASCIEQGVRLRVIGSRARLGEPLRHAIAAAETATHAGRTIELRIALDYSSRDTILAATRRLARTRGLTRDDFAQRLNGEGTARCAHRDVDLLIRTGGEQRLSDFLLWECAYAELFFTPTMWPDFGPGDLAAAMAEFRRRQRRFGAVQALPIAVGALTEHWLH
- a CDS encoding transcriptional regulator, encoding MAARDNTAKKTRAASGPTEPVEAVEFDRIIHERLRLAIVSALAVNTSMSFSDLKRILKTTDGNLSVHTRKLEDAGYISCKKHFEGRVPKTEFQLTALGRKALEKHLSHMEALIRRVREG